The following proteins are co-located in the Nostoc sp. ATCC 53789 genome:
- a CDS encoding ribbon-helix-helix protein, CopG family, which translates to MNSVDSMVDRRRSEDYRQLSGHVPVPLYRKFKATCAERDVNQSEALEQALALWIEQPAKQDGAA; encoded by the coding sequence ATGAACTCAGTAGATTCGATGGTTGATAGACGACGGAGTGAAGATTATAGGCAGTTAAGCGGTCATGTGCCAGTTCCCTTGTATCGAAAATTCAAGGCGACATGTGCTGAACGAGATGTAAACCAAAGTGAGGCTCTCGAACAAGCGCTCGCACTTTGGATAGAACAACCTGCAAAGCAAGATGGTGCCGCATGA
- a CDS encoding plasmid recombination protein produces MSPLTILRIEKLKTFGNVALSDDHVTRNRETPNADPTRENVRLIGGEDSRALEEIVKEKISTLKHRPRHHLNISALVIHLCRGSGLIH; encoded by the coding sequence ATGTCGCCACTAACCATTCTCAGAATTGAGAAACTAAAAACATTCGGCAACGTTGCTCTTAGTGATGACCATGTTACCAGGAATAGAGAAACACCCAATGCAGATCCAACGAGAGAGAATGTCCGGTTGATTGGGGGAGAAGACTCACGCGCATTAGAGGAGATAGTTAAAGAAAAAATTTCTACGCTCAAACATCGCCCACGGCATCACCTGAATATTTCCGCCCTGGTGATCCATCTCTGTCGGGGCAGTGGTCTGATTCACTGA
- a CDS encoding DUF5906 domain-containing protein → MVAQLTGQEAVGGCIMPGAFASFDIRNFLHQLEPAKEKGKYICPVCGGHNLSIVPETGKYSCFNNCECKDIREAIKPWDEVLAERQKTNFSAAPNKNPIRVKTVKPNPTPIPDGELGLVMLTEPATNIPQPQKLKSKRKGIPGNATETTYQYSPTQWIDRYEWADTSKEKGYDKSFRQWHRLPDGTPEMKKGDQPWGAYRIDEALASAKSMNRTSALLQHEGEGCVEVGRAHGLAGITFQGSGWDTKTITPEYQRVKDSGIGLIVFLHDADDTGLKKLQTCQDCAAEVGIAFIGINPHDICPDLPYKSSDIKEILGQMEVPEFIRRLEQEIHAAVAERKQLAKLQNFDDPLNDLDPVVSFIQIAFKTLYGDKNWICAADKLYFHTGNHYKHSPDDTERRRITNFCNSFAVENEQGKKSYPYASPSSVKKVLEWAKMRTGIEAELLNPPGINCTNGIVRPVWIGSKVIPRLDPHTPEDYFIYEPLIEYNPNADTTDCDRLLECLDKPQREILLRNLAASIDLQTVRKLRGREVKAILAVGLGSNGKDALRECVSIIYGENGLTSVSLADFQLYDEGRKFNLAPLMHSRVNWASENPQTSRIDKIQSLKLFVTGNKLHCERKGKDHIEFTPEAIGLFNLNETPALQGVMKAIQDRIAVLEFKKTFEKNPDPNNPNELQADPRFAYDKEFIRTKVAPAFLNKMLKALNDLIEEGIDYECTTDAFYNLQKENNHLFDFIEAANIGYVPDKEMTAKELWVRLEHYYTQTGTLTIDSDNNRRTWSEQVRPSDKNVKGINQVIARIAQLFPKAVKGTRYCDIAKRNIPVLKGIGILSVTRTTLDETRTTSAPLAAPETTPNQDFRTTRTTFSDFQEKNIEESEMKIQSLPIPMEKEEYATSTGAGDAEPLPDKENCCGESCVSGADQLESGAGMPTEDQAAIAAPIASDTVLVKAESEFSYSLLQIEIDGGNIAGFVGCQVEVRSLSGAVKFAGEMINYDSKNGIVTVATEQGNRDAILCETFVID, encoded by the coding sequence ATGGTAGCCCAATTAACAGGACAAGAGGCCGTTGGCGGCTGCATTATGCCAGGGGCGTTCGCCTCCTTCGACATCCGAAATTTTCTTCATCAGCTAGAACCAGCCAAAGAAAAAGGCAAGTACATCTGCCCCGTTTGCGGGGGGCACAACTTATCTATCGTCCCAGAAACCGGGAAGTACAGCTGCTTCAATAATTGTGAGTGCAAGGACATCCGAGAGGCAATCAAACCTTGGGATGAAGTGCTGGCAGAGCGACAAAAAACTAATTTCAGTGCAGCACCAAACAAAAACCCAATCAGAGTTAAGACGGTCAAGCCCAACCCAACCCCAATTCCAGATGGCGAATTAGGTTTGGTAATGTTGACCGAGCCAGCGACCAATATTCCCCAACCTCAAAAATTAAAGAGTAAGCGAAAGGGCATCCCCGGAAACGCAACCGAAACAACCTATCAATACTCCCCAACCCAATGGATTGACCGTTACGAATGGGCAGACACCAGTAAAGAGAAAGGTTATGACAAGAGTTTTCGGCAATGGCATAGACTCCCCGACGGCACACCAGAAATGAAGAAGGGTGATCAACCTTGGGGGGCATATCGCATTGATGAAGCTCTAGCCTCCGCTAAATCAATGAATAGAACCTCGGCACTACTCCAGCATGAAGGCGAGGGATGCGTAGAAGTTGGTCGCGCACATGGTCTTGCTGGAATTACGTTTCAGGGCAGTGGATGGGATACGAAAACCATCACCCCAGAATACCAACGTGTTAAAGATTCAGGCATAGGATTAATCGTTTTTCTGCACGATGCTGACGACACTGGCTTAAAGAAACTCCAGACCTGCCAGGACTGTGCAGCCGAGGTGGGGATTGCATTTATTGGAATTAACCCTCACGACATCTGCCCCGATTTACCATATAAATCAAGTGACATCAAAGAAATATTGGGGCAGATGGAAGTACCAGAATTTATCCGCAGGTTAGAGCAGGAGATCCACGCGGCTGTGGCAGAGCGTAAGCAACTGGCAAAGCTGCAAAATTTTGATGATCCTTTAAATGATCTTGATCCAGTTGTCAGCTTCATTCAAATTGCTTTCAAAACCCTCTATGGGGATAAGAACTGGATTTGTGCTGCGGATAAGCTCTACTTTCACACTGGCAACCACTATAAACACTCTCCCGACGACACAGAGCGTAGACGGATAACTAATTTTTGTAATTCATTTGCAGTTGAAAATGAGCAAGGTAAAAAATCCTATCCTTACGCTTCACCCAGTTCAGTTAAGAAGGTTCTAGAGTGGGCAAAAATGCGAACGGGAATTGAGGCAGAATTACTCAATCCACCAGGGATTAATTGCACTAATGGGATAGTTAGACCTGTTTGGATAGGTAGTAAAGTTATTCCACGGCTAGACCCTCATACCCCCGAAGATTACTTTATTTATGAACCATTAATTGAATACAATCCAAACGCTGATACTACAGATTGCGACCGCTTACTTGAGTGTTTGGACAAACCGCAACGAGAAATTCTTTTGAGGAATTTAGCTGCATCAATTGACCTTCAAACTGTTAGGAAACTCAGAGGAAGAGAGGTAAAAGCAATTCTAGCAGTTGGGCTTGGGTCTAACGGGAAAGATGCTCTGCGCGAGTGCGTATCAATCATTTACGGCGAAAATGGACTAACTTCTGTCTCTTTAGCAGACTTCCAATTGTATGACGAAGGCAGGAAGTTTAATCTAGCTCCGTTGATGCACAGCCGAGTGAATTGGGCTTCTGAGAATCCGCAAACATCTAGGATTGATAAAATCCAAAGCTTAAAATTATTTGTAACTGGTAACAAGTTGCATTGTGAACGGAAGGGTAAAGACCATATTGAGTTTACCCCTGAAGCCATAGGTCTTTTTAACTTAAATGAAACGCCAGCACTCCAAGGGGTAATGAAAGCAATTCAAGACAGGATTGCAGTTTTAGAGTTTAAGAAAACCTTTGAAAAAAATCCTGACCCTAACAATCCAAATGAGTTGCAGGCTGACCCAAGATTTGCTTACGACAAAGAATTTATCAGAACGAAAGTAGCCCCAGCATTTCTAAATAAAATGCTGAAAGCACTAAACGACCTTATAGAAGAAGGCATTGATTACGAATGTACAACTGATGCTTTCTACAACCTTCAGAAAGAAAATAATCACTTATTTGATTTCATAGAAGCCGCGAACATAGGCTATGTCCCTGATAAGGAAATGACTGCAAAAGAGTTATGGGTAAGACTGGAACATTACTACACTCAAACTGGCACATTAACTATAGATTCCGATAACAACCGCAGAACGTGGAGCGAACAGGTTAGACCCAGTGACAAAAACGTAAAGGGTATCAACCAAGTCATCGCCAGAATCGCTCAACTTTTCCCCAAGGCTGTCAAGGGAACTAGGTACTGTGACATTGCTAAAAGAAACATCCCAGTACTGAAAGGCATCGGCATTTTGTCAGTTACCCGCACCACATTAGACGAAACCCGCACCACTTCCGCACCACTTGCCGCACCAGAAACAACGCCAAATCAAGACTTCCGCACCACCCGCACCACTTTTTCAGATTTTCAGGAAAAAAACATTGAAGAGTCAGAAATGAAAATTCAATCGCTTCCTATCCCAATGGAAAAAGAAGAATATGCCACCTCAACTGGTGCGGGTGATGCGGAACCCTTGCCAGATAAGGAAAACTGCTGCGGGGAGTCCTGCGTCAGTGGTGCGGATCAACTAGAAAGTGGTGCGGGTATGCCAACTGAGGATCAGGCAGCGATCGCCGCGCCAATTGCATCCGATACTGTTTTGGTAAAAGCTGAGTCTGAGTTCTCATACTCACTGTTGCAGATTGAAATCGACGGCGGGAACATTGCAGGGTTTGTTGGTTGCCAAGTTGAGGTGCGATCGCTTAGTGGTGCGGTCAAGTTCGCAGGTGAGATGATTAACTACGATTCCAAGAATGGAATTGTGACTGTGGCAACTGAGCAAGGGAACCGAGATGCAATTTTATGCGAGACGTTTGTAATTGACTAA